ATGACAAAGATAATAAAGATGATAAAAATAACATGAACACAAGTAAATTCACAGGTATTTTACGTGTTTGCCCAGAGGATATCATAGCAATCGCTATCTAATTCTGCTTCGTATCCTCAAAATCATAAAAATCAAATCTAAATTTAGTATATAAAAAACCTGAGACCGATTTCAATCGGCTCAGGTTTTCTTTTATTATTAGATGCTTTTAACTAATTCAACAACTTCTTCAGCAGTTGACATTGTTAATGCTTTTTGTGCTAACTCTTCCATTTGTGCTTTTGACAACTTGCTTAGTTGTGTTCTTGCAGGAAGGATAGATGTTGCACTCATACTGAATTCATCTAATCCTAATCCAAGTAGTAACGGGATTGCAAGTGAATCTCCTGCCATCTCACCACACATACCAGCCCATTTTCCTTCTTTATGAGCAGCATCGATAACCATTTTTACAAGGCGTAAAATAGATGGATTATACGGTTGGTATAAGTAAGATACACGTTCATTCATACGGTCTGCAGCCATTGTGTATTGGATTAGGTCGTTTGTTCCGATAGAGAAGAAATCAACTTCTTTTGCAAACTGATCTGCTAATACTGCAGAAGCGGGAATTTCTACCATCATACCTACCTCAATAGCATCAGAAACAGTTGTACCAGCTTGAACAAGTCTTTCTTTCTCTTCTAATAAAATTGCTTTTGCTTGACGGAATTCATCAAGAGTTGCAATCATTGGGAACATAATTTTTAAATTACCATATACGCTTGCACGAAGCAATGCACGAAGTTGTGTACGGAACACATCTTGTTCTTCAAGGCATAAGCGAATCGCACGGTAACCTAAGAATGGGTTCATTTCTTTTGGTAAATGTAAGTATGGAAGCTCTTTATCTCCACCGATGTCAAGTGTACGAACAACAACTGGTTGATCTGCTTTTACACCTTCAAGAACTGCTTTATATGCTTCGAACTGCTCTTCTTCTGTTGGAAGATTGTCACGACCCATATATAAGAATTCTGTACGGTATAAACCAACGCCTTCTCCACCATTGTCGATGATACCTTGTACATCATTTGGTGTTCCGATGTTTGCAACAAGCTCAACATGATGCCCATCACTTGTTACAGTTGCTTGATCTTTTAATTTCGCCCATTCAACTTTTTGTTCTTCGAATTTTGCTTTCTTTTCTTCGAAAGTACGAAGCGTTTCTTCAGATGGGTTTACAATTACTTCTCCATCTAGACCGTCGATAATTACGATATCGCCGTTTTGGATTTTCTCCATAACAACTTTCGTACCAACAACAGCTGGAATTTCCATAGAACGAGCCATAATTGCAGAGTGAGATGTACGTCCACCAATATCAGTCGTGAAACCTTTTGCATAGTTACGGTTTAATTGTGCTGTATCAGATGGTGTTAAATCTTCAGCAATAATAATTACTTCTTCAGAAATCGTACTTGGATTTGAGAAGTTAATTCCTAGTAAATGTGCAAGAACGCGTTTTGTTACGTCGCGAATATCCGCTGCACGCTCTTTCATATATTCATTATCCATGTTTTCAAACATAGTAATGAACATTGTTGCAACTTCGTCCATTGCAAATTCAGCATTTACTTTTTCATTATTTACTTTATCTTTTACTGGATTTACTAGTTCTGGATCATTCAATACTAGTAAATGTGCTTCAAAGATAGCAGCTTTATCAGCACCAAGCTCAGCAAAAGCATGGTCTTTAATTGCTTCTAGTTCAGATTTTGCTTTCTCAAGCGCAGCGTCTAAGCGTACAATTTCTGCAGCTTCGTTCGTAATCGTTTTCTTTTCAATGTTAAATTCAGGATTCTCAAGTCTGAAAGCCTTCGCAATAGCAATCCCACTTGATGCAGCGATCCCTTGAATGTTAAGAGTCATTATTCTCCTAATCCTTCGTTTTTCATAGTTTCTTCGATAGCTGCTAGTGCTTGAGCTGCATCATCACCATTTGCAGTGATTTTAATTTCTGCGCCTTGTTGAATACCTAAAGACATAACACCCATGATTGATTTTAAGTTAACGTTTTTACCGTTATACTCTAAGTTAATATCAGCACCGAATTTGCTTGCAGTGTTTACAAGTAGAGTTGCTGGACGAGCATGAATCCCTGAGTCGCTAGTTACTTTAAAGATTTTTTCCATAATAATCTATCTCCTTTAAATACAGTATTTTTTCGGTTGTATAGACGTGAGTACTACATCATCTATTGTATATAATAGGCGATGTTCGGTCAACCACATCGCCCATTATAATTATAGACATTTTGCGTCAATTTCTTACTGAATGTCAATAATATCGGCTTCGCCTTTCTTGACATTGCCTTCTTTTTTCAATTCAACTTGTTGTCCTTGCCCTAAATTCGTAAAAATAATTGGTGTAATAATAGATGGTGCATTTTCTTTTACAAATGCGATATCTACTTTCAATAATGGTTGTCCTTGTTTCACTTTATCACCTTGCGTGACAAGTGCTTCAAAACCTTCACCATTTAATTTTACAGTATCAATACCGAAGTGAATTAAAATTTCTTTTCCACCTTCAGATTGAATACCAATTGCATGTTTTGTTGGGAAGACATTGACAATCTCACCGTCAACTGGAGAAACGACTGTTCCTTCTGCTGGCTCAATTGCGAATCCATCCCCCATCATTTTCCCTGAAAATACTTGATCAGGAACTTCTGTAATCGGTAGAATTTTACCTTCAATCGGAGATACAATTGTTTCATTTGTATCCGCTTTTTGTACAGTTTCTTCTACTTTTACAGGTTTTTCTTTTTCAACATGAGGTGTACGACCCGACATAATATCATGAATTTGTGATTTTAATGTGTCAGATTTTGGTCCAAAAATAGCTTGAATGTTATTTCCTACTTCAAGCACTCCCGCTGCCCCAAGTTCTTTCAAACGATCTTTGTTTACATTTTTTTGTTCGTTAACTTGAACACGTAAACGTGTAATACAAGCATCTAAAGAAGCAATATTCTCTTTACCACCAAGCGCTACTAATACTTCACGTGGAAGTTCACCTGCTTCTGTTTTCCCTGCGCCATCAGTATCTGTTGTTACTTCACGACCAGGTGTTTTTAGATCCCATTTGCGGATTGCAAAGCGGAATCCGAAGTAGTAAATTACTGCAAGTGCAAGACCAACAACAATTACCCACCACCATGCTGTACGGCCTGGTAAGACACCAAATAGCATAAAGTCAATTAAACCACCAGAGAATGTCATCCCAATTTTAACACCTAAAATGTGCATTGTCATAAACGATAAACCAGCAAATATAGCATGTATTCCGAACAATACTGGTGCTACGAATAAGAATGAAAATTCAAGTGGTTCTGTAATACCTGTTAGGAAAGATGTTAACGCAGCAGATCCTAAAATACCAGCTGCTAATTTTTTATTTTCTGGACGTGCTTCATGATACATTGCTAAAGCTGCTGCTGGAAGACCGAACATCATGAACGGATATTTACCTGTTGTAAATGTACCAGCTGTTAACTCAACACCATCTTTTAATTGTGCCATAAAGATCTTTTGGTCACCGTGTATAATGTCACCCGCCGCACTTGTATATTGACCAAACTCAAACCAGAATGGTGCATAGAAAATATGATGTAATCCAAATGGAATTAAAGAACGCTCAATTAAACCAAACACAAATGCCGCTAACGTTTTATTCGCATCGATCATTTGATGTGAGAATGCATTCAAACCGCCTTGAATTGTCGGCCAAATAAAGCACATTACAATCCCTAAAAGTAAAGAGAATGTTGCTGTTGCGATCGGTACGAAACGCTTACCTGCAAAGAATCCTAAGTATGATGGTAATTCAATATTGAAGTATTTATTATAGCAATATGCTGCTAATATCCCGACAAGAATACCCCCAAACACTCCCGTTTGAAGTGTCGGAATACCTAATACATTTGCATACGCTTGATCTGTAAAACCAGTTTTAACTGGAACTTTGTCACTTACAATTGTAACAAATTTTTCTACTCCTAAGAATACGCTCATCGTTTTGTTCATAATTAAGTATCCAACGAAGGCTGCTAACCCAGCTACTCCGTCTCCACCTGCTAATCCGATGGCAACCCCTACTGCGAATAATAATGCAAGGTTTGCGAAAATAATATCACCAGATTGTTCCATAATTTTTGCAACTAGAACAAACCAATCTGCCTTTAAAGCAGGAACTAGATTTGTTAACTGTGGATTTTGAAATGCATTACCAAATCCAAGTAAAATACCTGCAGCCGGTAAAATTGCTACTGGAAGCATAAGCGCTTTTCCGACTTTTTGAAGAACACCAAAGATATTCTTAAACATGAAAACCCTTCCTCTCTTATCTATATTGTGCTTTTCGACAAACGCCAAAAAGGCATGAGGAAAAAAAGATAGAACGATAGCTATACAAAGGGTAGTATGTCCCTTTCTCTAGCTTACATTCCTGACTTTTCTCCACTCATGCCTGATCGAATCAGTAACACGTGTCAAAAATAGGTTT
This sequence is a window from Bacillus pseudomycoides DSM 12442. Protein-coding genes within it:
- the ptsG gene encoding glucose-specific PTS transporter subunit IIBC: MFKNIFGVLQKVGKALMLPVAILPAAGILLGFGNAFQNPQLTNLVPALKADWFVLVAKIMEQSGDIIFANLALLFAVGVAIGLAGGDGVAGLAAFVGYLIMNKTMSVFLGVEKFVTIVSDKVPVKTGFTDQAYANVLGIPTLQTGVFGGILVGILAAYCYNKYFNIELPSYLGFFAGKRFVPIATATFSLLLGIVMCFIWPTIQGGLNAFSHQMIDANKTLAAFVFGLIERSLIPFGLHHIFYAPFWFEFGQYTSAAGDIIHGDQKIFMAQLKDGVELTAGTFTTGKYPFMMFGLPAAALAMYHEARPENKKLAAGILGSAALTSFLTGITEPLEFSFLFVAPVLFGIHAIFAGLSFMTMHILGVKIGMTFSGGLIDFMLFGVLPGRTAWWWVIVVGLALAVIYYFGFRFAIRKWDLKTPGREVTTDTDGAGKTEAGELPREVLVALGGKENIASLDACITRLRVQVNEQKNVNKDRLKELGAAGVLEVGNNIQAIFGPKSDTLKSQIHDIMSGRTPHVEKEKPVKVEETVQKADTNETIVSPIEGKILPITEVPDQVFSGKMMGDGFAIEPAEGTVVSPVDGEIVNVFPTKHAIGIQSEGGKEILIHFGIDTVKLNGEGFEALVTQGDKVKQGQPLLKVDIAFVKENAPSIITPIIFTNLGQGQQVELKKEGNVKKGEADIIDIQ
- the ptsP gene encoding phosphoenolpyruvate--protein phosphotransferase, producing the protein MTLNIQGIAASSGIAIAKAFRLENPEFNIEKKTITNEAAEIVRLDAALEKAKSELEAIKDHAFAELGADKAAIFEAHLLVLNDPELVNPVKDKVNNEKVNAEFAMDEVATMFITMFENMDNEYMKERAADIRDVTKRVLAHLLGINFSNPSTISEEVIIIAEDLTPSDTAQLNRNYAKGFTTDIGGRTSHSAIMARSMEIPAVVGTKVVMEKIQNGDIVIIDGLDGEVIVNPSEETLRTFEEKKAKFEEQKVEWAKLKDQATVTSDGHHVELVANIGTPNDVQGIIDNGGEGVGLYRTEFLYMGRDNLPTEEEQFEAYKAVLEGVKADQPVVVRTLDIGGDKELPYLHLPKEMNPFLGYRAIRLCLEEQDVFRTQLRALLRASVYGNLKIMFPMIATLDEFRQAKAILLEEKERLVQAGTTVSDAIEVGMMVEIPASAVLADQFAKEVDFFSIGTNDLIQYTMAADRMNERVSYLYQPYNPSILRLVKMVIDAAHKEGKWAGMCGEMAGDSLAIPLLLGLGLDEFSMSATSILPARTQLSKLSKAQMEELAQKALTMSTAEEVVELVKSI
- the ptsH gene encoding phosphocarrier protein HPr, with the protein product MEKIFKVTSDSGIHARPATLLVNTASKFGADINLEYNGKNVNLKSIMGVMSLGIQQGAEIKITANGDDAAQALAAIEETMKNEGLGE